In Bacteriovorax stolpii, a single genomic region encodes these proteins:
- a CDS encoding heparan-alpha-glucosaminide N-acetyltransferase, translating to MEEVKHKNRSLFLDVLRGFTVVLMIIFHFSFDLDYFGLVSFDIVHHPFWYFFPRLIVFLFLFAVGVALTLAHREGIKWKPFFKRLLLIVFWAVVISAVTYKFFPNNWIYFGTLHSIAVVSVMSLPFLKRPREALIIGLCLFIPSITMDKTIPWIQLPHSSWDYISPFPWVGASLLGIFAAHKGIQRIEFPQNSLVKSLNYLGKHSLFVYLIHQPILFGILMLVVKVIRS from the coding sequence ATGGAAGAAGTTAAACACAAAAACCGCTCGCTCTTTCTCGACGTCCTTCGCGGCTTCACTGTCGTCTTGATGATCATTTTTCACTTCTCATTTGACCTGGATTATTTTGGCCTCGTGAGTTTTGATATTGTTCATCACCCGTTTTGGTATTTTTTCCCGCGATTAATTGTCTTTCTTTTTCTTTTTGCTGTAGGTGTGGCCCTGACTCTCGCTCATCGCGAGGGCATCAAGTGGAAACCATTTTTTAAACGCCTTTTGCTGATTGTTTTCTGGGCCGTCGTCATCAGCGCCGTGACTTACAAATTCTTCCCGAATAATTGGATTTATTTTGGCACCTTGCACTCGATCGCCGTTGTTTCTGTCATGTCATTGCCGTTTTTAAAACGTCCACGAGAAGCACTCATTATAGGTCTATGTTTGTTCATCCCATCGATCACTATGGATAAAACAATTCCCTGGATTCAACTTCCCCACTCATCGTGGGACTATATCTCACCGTTTCCCTGGGTTGGTGCTAGTTTACTCGGGATATTTGCCGCGCACAAAGGTATCCAGCGAATCGAGTTCCCTCAAAATTCACTAGTTAAATCTCTGAACTATTTAGGCAAGCACTCCCTTTTTGTTTACCTGATTCATCAGCCAATACTCTTTGGAATTCTTATGCTTGTTGTGAAAGTTATTCGTTCCTAG
- a CDS encoding cytochrome c biogenesis protein ResB: MKRLLKIDWNKVERTIGGMKFAVIIILLFSLAMIIGTFLESYYGTDFANRTVYKTFYFMFIQFGMLMSIIFAAFLRLPPKKRLYGFYTIHAGLIIIGVGSMITYIAGIDGSITLAPNEPNRQVILSKDVLKMTYPEEGKQVTTELPYSAFSTNINQEYEGINVVEYIPFAEGKFVWTDAINSYPANAPVQSSKYYFKNPFAEQEVLLTLHPESSSEFQSTMSMGPLTFNYMPANLATCFEKENPSGIIIWNSETAECFTPEEKKLPVKTTSANNRFLVYPVDGKLFTFFPDFSPFPVDANFQVDQKSIIRSFSKRIFEDKPNLFLFGKKLAFYSKDDKKWLVHNIELKGPTVGLPWMGAEISLVDHQDRLVPFNLPVSTIPIQKNGQVIKGDIRAVKLEIMGKEYWATNYSPLSLIIGGKKVIIEVTKESLTLPFEVALSQFKMDKDPGTDNPASYESFVKLFDDGKMTNHHVFMNNPLKHSGYTFYQASYSQDSGGNYHSTLAVNVDQGRELKYLGSLMLVLGGIWHYNLNKRKKEKGADA, from the coding sequence GTGAAAAGACTATTAAAAATAGACTGGAACAAAGTGGAGCGCACTATTGGCGGGATGAAATTCGCCGTCATCATCATTCTACTTTTTTCCCTAGCTATGATCATCGGAACATTTCTCGAATCGTATTACGGAACAGACTTCGCCAACCGCACCGTTTACAAAACTTTTTACTTCATGTTCATCCAATTCGGGATGCTCATGTCGATTATCTTCGCGGCCTTCTTAAGACTGCCGCCGAAAAAAAGACTCTACGGTTTCTACACCATTCATGCGGGCCTTATCATTATAGGTGTAGGATCAATGATCACTTATATTGCCGGAATCGACGGTAGTATCACTCTTGCGCCGAATGAGCCTAACCGCCAGGTTATTCTTTCTAAAGATGTTTTGAAAATGACTTACCCTGAAGAAGGAAAACAAGTCACAACAGAGCTTCCTTATAGTGCTTTTTCAACCAATATCAATCAAGAGTACGAAGGGATCAACGTTGTTGAGTACATCCCTTTTGCCGAAGGAAAATTCGTCTGGACTGACGCCATCAATTCATACCCGGCCAATGCTCCAGTACAGTCTTCTAAATACTATTTTAAAAACCCGTTTGCTGAGCAGGAAGTTCTCCTGACTCTTCACCCAGAGTCGAGTTCGGAATTTCAATCAACAATGAGCATGGGGCCTTTGACTTTTAACTACATGCCTGCCAACCTGGCGACTTGTTTTGAAAAAGAAAACCCATCAGGCATTATCATTTGGAACTCAGAAACTGCTGAGTGTTTCACACCTGAAGAAAAAAAACTTCCGGTTAAAACAACAAGTGCTAACAATCGTTTCTTAGTTTACCCAGTTGATGGAAAACTCTTCACATTCTTCCCTGACTTCTCACCATTTCCGGTTGATGCGAATTTTCAGGTTGATCAAAAATCGATCATCCGCTCTTTTTCTAAAAGAATCTTTGAAGATAAACCCAACCTGTTTCTTTTTGGAAAGAAGCTCGCTTTCTACTCTAAAGATGACAAGAAGTGGTTAGTTCACAATATCGAATTAAAGGGACCGACAGTCGGTCTTCCGTGGATGGGGGCCGAAATCTCTTTAGTCGACCACCAGGATAGACTTGTTCCTTTTAATCTTCCAGTTTCAACCATTCCCATTCAAAAAAATGGACAAGTTATTAAAGGTGACATCCGCGCGGTGAAACTTGAGATCATGGGCAAAGAATACTGGGCGACCAACTACTCTCCTCTGAGCCTGATTATTGGCGGGAAAAAAGTTATTATTGAAGTGACCAAAGAGAGCTTAACTCTTCCCTTTGAAGTGGCACTTTCACAATTTAAAATGGACAAAGACCCGGGAACAGACAACCCGGCAAGTTACGAGTCCTTCGTTAAACTTTTTGACGATGGCAAGATGACTAATCACCACGTCTTTATGAACAATCCATTAAAACATTCGGGATACACTTTCTACCAGGCCTCTTACTCTCAAGACAGCGGTGGAAATTATCACTCGACACTCGCAGTAAACGTCGACCAGGGGCGCGAACTAAAATATTTAGGATCGCTAATGCTCGTTCTCGGTGGAATCTGGCACTACAATCTGAACAAAAGAAAAAAAGAAAAAGGAGCTGATGCCTAA
- a CDS encoding cytochrome c biogenesis protein: protein MKTLILILLSLLTLSAHGMETYFCKKELETLPIQQGGRIKPLYVHASEAMKALTGKAKVDDLSAVEAYCLLSLNGMGLPVSLKLMARIDHVDAMKFLGLPNDTHEIDYETLITKEDEIRNEARMGKGNDSYKKAMGKLFDNIFLYKEIKSGNNWLFADVQGTSLNWSPLTTFLTEDKVVAQKAVTPGDPFLPVLLKSKADYTAAFGDKYMVEYWYAKAGLASVAMLLSILALASMVLFKNFKITLGLAGLSIITQITLITFRVIISGRAPITNMYETVLFSGSGALLLGLVLGHFKNEKVFVYMGLAYNVCTLMMINFANGMLTATISPLVPVLRDNFWLSTHVTTIILSYGALALSWILANTVLIKRRLGKMDKKEENTNADIIYTTLKWGTTMLAAGIILGGVWADYSWGRFWGWDPKETWSLIVLCLYTAILHGRYTSWIKNDRFMTVTAAAFLSVMMAWFGVNYILASGLHSYGFSEGGAVFLGSFFLVQIIILVITKNSSKTKEAEPA from the coding sequence ATGAAAACTCTCATCTTAATCCTGCTCTCTCTGCTAACTTTAAGCGCTCACGGGATGGAGACATACTTCTGTAAAAAAGAACTTGAGACTCTACCTATTCAACAAGGTGGAAGGATCAAGCCTCTTTATGTTCACGCTTCAGAAGCGATGAAGGCCTTAACGGGAAAAGCAAAAGTCGACGACCTTTCTGCGGTTGAAGCCTACTGTCTTCTATCTCTAAATGGCATGGGCCTTCCAGTATCTCTAAAACTTATGGCGAGAATTGATCATGTCGATGCTATGAAGTTTTTAGGTTTACCTAACGACACTCACGAAATTGATTACGAAACTCTTATCACTAAAGAAGACGAAATCAGAAATGAGGCCAGAATGGGAAAAGGAAACGATTCTTATAAGAAGGCCATGGGAAAACTTTTTGACAACATCTTCCTTTATAAAGAAATCAAAAGCGGAAACAACTGGCTTTTTGCAGACGTCCAAGGCACAAGCTTAAACTGGTCGCCACTGACAACTTTTTTGACAGAAGATAAAGTTGTGGCCCAAAAAGCTGTGACTCCAGGAGACCCGTTTCTTCCAGTTTTACTAAAATCAAAAGCTGACTACACTGCCGCTTTCGGCGACAAATACATGGTTGAGTACTGGTATGCTAAAGCAGGACTGGCAAGTGTAGCGATGCTGCTTTCTATCCTGGCCCTGGCCTCAATGGTACTGTTTAAAAACTTCAAGATCACTCTTGGCCTTGCGGGTTTATCAATCATCACTCAGATCACTCTGATCACTTTTAGAGTCATCATCTCTGGAAGAGCTCCGATCACAAATATGTACGAGACTGTTCTCTTCTCTGGTTCGGGGGCCCTTTTATTAGGGTTAGTTCTTGGCCACTTTAAGAACGAAAAAGTTTTCGTTTACATGGGTCTTGCTTACAACGTTTGTACACTGATGATGATCAACTTCGCTAACGGAATGCTAACGGCAACAATCTCGCCTCTGGTTCCAGTCCTTCGCGACAACTTCTGGTTATCAACTCACGTAACGACTATCATTCTTTCTTACGGTGCACTGGCCCTAAGCTGGATTCTTGCCAACACTGTTCTTATCAAGCGCCGCCTTGGAAAGATGGATAAAAAAGAAGAAAACACAAACGCCGACATTATCTATACAACTCTAAAATGGGGAACGACGATGCTTGCTGCCGGGATTATTCTTGGAGGAGTGTGGGCCGATTACTCTTGGGGAAGATTTTGGGGATGGGACCCGAAAGAGACGTGGTCACTGATCGTTCTTTGTCTTTACACTGCGATTCTTCACGGGCGTTACACTTCATGGATTAAGAACGACCGTTTTATGACAGTGACAGCGGCTGCTTTCTTAAGTGTTATGATGGCATGGTTTGGTGTTAACTACATCCTGGCATCAGGACTTCACTCTTATGGATTCAGTGAAGGTGGAGCAGTCTTCTTAGGCTCGTTTTTCTTAGTTCAGATCATCATTCTAGTTATCACAAAAAATAGTTCTAAAACAAAAGAAGCTGAACCTGCTTAA
- a CDS encoding aldo/keto reductase yields the protein MGHVGFGSYRVSIKSKVHRESLVRALEAGCTLIDTSSNYTNGESEELIGSVLSENPQYKPIIVTKAGYIQGHALHVLRELNEKGQALEDLVDLSEELKHSIHPEFLKSQLDQSLERLKRDSVDYFLLHNPEYYFQTEGSTQDEYYARLKKAFIYCEEEVKKGRIKAYGVSSNNFGLPLNDPQVTDLSRILSVLKEMNGKNFKMVQFPFNLIEIGALEKLGDYGDESLLELCMANGLTTVVNRPLNAFTQNKLVRLATYEEQTKNLDDKKAQELFDHAMSLVKAKWDEAVDENTTADDFYEVEMIKQFTDLWNNLPTPDAVDQVYYGHFFPFIARVWGGQGLSAEQAQPFYQLMETSYLYSRRNLSNKALEFKKQAMSVGLLPDDGDRPFSVMAVETYLDYGFDYILVGMRKPEYVDQMKALF from the coding sequence ATGGGACATGTAGGATTTGGATCTTACCGCGTAAGTATTAAGTCAAAAGTGCACAGAGAGTCTTTAGTTAGAGCTCTTGAGGCCGGTTGCACATTAATCGACACATCTTCAAACTACACCAATGGTGAATCAGAAGAGCTGATCGGCTCTGTTTTAAGTGAAAACCCACAGTATAAACCAATCATTGTAACGAAAGCTGGATATATCCAGGGGCACGCTTTACATGTTTTAAGAGAGCTTAATGAAAAAGGACAGGCCTTAGAAGACCTGGTGGATTTAAGTGAAGAGCTAAAACATTCTATTCATCCAGAATTTTTAAAAAGCCAGCTGGATCAAAGCTTAGAAAGACTCAAGCGCGATTCTGTGGATTACTTTCTCCTGCATAACCCGGAATATTATTTTCAGACAGAAGGATCAACTCAAGACGAGTACTACGCTCGTTTAAAAAAGGCCTTCATTTACTGTGAAGAAGAAGTGAAGAAGGGAAGAATTAAGGCCTATGGAGTGAGTTCAAATAATTTTGGGCTTCCACTTAATGACCCGCAAGTGACAGACCTTTCACGCATTCTTTCTGTGCTTAAAGAAATGAACGGCAAAAATTTTAAGATGGTTCAATTCCCATTTAACCTAATTGAGATTGGGGCCCTGGAAAAACTTGGCGATTACGGCGATGAGAGTTTACTTGAGTTGTGTATGGCCAATGGTCTGACAACAGTGGTTAATCGCCCTTTAAATGCGTTTACGCAAAATAAGCTGGTGAGACTGGCGACCTATGAAGAGCAGACGAAAAACCTGGACGATAAGAAGGCACAGGAGCTTTTTGATCATGCTATGAGTTTAGTCAAAGCAAAGTGGGATGAAGCCGTTGATGAAAATACAACGGCAGATGATTTTTATGAAGTAGAGATGATTAAACAGTTCACTGACCTTTGGAATAACCTTCCGACTCCGGATGCTGTAGACCAGGTCTATTACGGACACTTCTTTCCTTTTATTGCCCGCGTCTGGGGAGGCCAGGGTCTTTCTGCTGAGCAGGCACAACCGTTTTATCAATTGATGGAAACTTCCTATCTTTATTCCCGAAGAAATCTCTCAAATAAGGCCTTAGAGTTTAAAAAACAGGCGATGTCTGTGGGGCTTCTGCCAGATGATGGCGATAGACCTTTTTCAGTCATGGCAGTTGAAACTTACCTAGACTATGGTTTTGATTACATTCTTGTAGGGATGAGAAAACCTGAGTATGTCGATCAGATGAAGGCCCTTTTCTAA
- a CDS encoding trypsin-like serine peptidase, with protein sequence MRQVLFLCLFLTAMNARAAFNIDLSTVGSIYGKDDRELVTTQSTKEIQELSRSVALIVSTDLLVENFFKTTIKAQTLQETLQMCVDERFSNKSALPGCTGFLIGPDLMATAGHCFQTSEDCMMKKVIFDVDSKKQTKKGYSVLNSNVFSCQSIVAQSFDGESDFTIIKLDRVPKKRPALKLNLKNKIADNARVFMIGHPFGLPLMLSKSAKVNHNGSDISFTAGLDSFEGNSGSPVFNASTLEVEGILVNGQQDIVLDSKNECYRNLQYEEDKGAEGIFRISGLLPFLQ encoded by the coding sequence GTGCGCCAGGTCCTTTTTTTATGCCTATTTTTGACTGCGATGAATGCCCGCGCGGCCTTCAATATCGACTTAAGCACTGTTGGCTCGATTTATGGAAAAGACGACCGCGAACTAGTTACTACTCAATCAACAAAAGAGATCCAGGAATTAAGCCGCTCAGTGGCCTTGATTGTCAGCACAGACCTTTTAGTAGAGAACTTTTTTAAAACCACCATTAAAGCTCAAACCCTGCAAGAAACATTGCAGATGTGTGTGGATGAGCGCTTTTCAAATAAAAGTGCACTTCCGGGATGTACGGGGTTTTTAATTGGGCCTGATCTCATGGCGACGGCCGGACACTGCTTTCAAACGAGTGAAGACTGCATGATGAAAAAGGTCATCTTTGATGTCGACAGTAAAAAGCAAACAAAAAAAGGGTACAGCGTTTTAAACAGCAATGTCTTTAGCTGTCAATCTATTGTGGCGCAGTCTTTTGACGGCGAGAGCGACTTCACGATCATCAAACTAGACCGCGTTCCTAAAAAACGCCCGGCACTTAAATTAAATCTGAAAAATAAAATTGCGGATAACGCCCGCGTTTTTATGATTGGACACCCATTCGGGCTTCCGCTGATGCTTTCAAAGAGCGCAAAAGTAAACCACAACGGCAGTGATATTTCTTTTACTGCTGGACTGGATTCATTTGAAGGCAATTCAGGTTCCCCGGTTTTTAACGCCAGCACTCTGGAAGTTGAAGGGATTCTGGTTAATGGACAACAAGATATTGTTTTAGATTCAAAAAATGAATGCTATCGTAATCTCCAGTACGAAGAGGACAAGGGCGCCGAAGGCATCTTCAGGATCAGCGGGCTTCTGCCTTTTCTTCAATAA
- a CDS encoding trypsin-like serine peptidase, translating to MKIFASCLLLAFSYNAFSYDKVIYGVDDRKDIFESKNTLYKTLAQSTAAMIPTNALEEREGDLLEITGTTLEEDGICSDARFAKQITAANCSGFLVGEDLLVTAGHCIESLSDCSRYSWVFDYANTTEEKKTHIVPKSAVYTCTQIISRALDRATDNDYALVKLDRKVEGRLPLKVRTSGKIANKADLVVIGHPSGLPSKIADGAAVRTNKNNYYFQATLDTFGGNSGSAVFDSKTGVVEGILVRGERDYVSDPVRGCSIPKVCKMTECRGEDVTRITNIKELKGFH from the coding sequence ATGAAAATTTTCGCTTCTTGCCTGCTCTTGGCCTTTTCATACAATGCTTTTTCTTACGATAAAGTTATCTACGGTGTAGATGACAGAAAAGATATTTTCGAATCAAAAAATACTCTTTATAAAACTCTTGCTCAGTCAACTGCTGCGATGATCCCGACAAATGCTCTGGAAGAGCGCGAAGGTGATTTACTGGAAATTACCGGAACAACTCTGGAAGAAGATGGGATTTGTTCAGACGCTCGTTTTGCAAAACAAATCACAGCGGCAAACTGTTCAGGATTTTTAGTAGGAGAAGACCTTCTAGTGACTGCTGGTCACTGCATTGAATCCCTAAGTGATTGCTCGCGCTACTCATGGGTTTTCGATTACGCCAATACAACAGAAGAAAAGAAAACTCACATTGTGCCGAAGTCTGCTGTATACACATGTACACAAATTATTTCGCGTGCTCTGGATAGAGCAACGGACAATGACTATGCTCTCGTTAAACTAGACCGCAAAGTAGAAGGACGCCTTCCACTTAAGGTAAGAACATCGGGGAAAATCGCCAACAAAGCCGATCTGGTTGTTATTGGCCACCCATCTGGGCTTCCATCAAAAATTGCTGATGGTGCAGCTGTGAGAACAAACAAAAATAACTACTACTTCCAGGCCACTCTGGATACGTTTGGCGGGAACTCTGGATCAGCGGTGTTTGACTCAAAAACAGGTGTGGTAGAGGGGATTTTAGTACGTGGGGAAAGAGACTACGTCAGTGACCCGGTAAGAGGGTGTTCAATCCCTAAGGTTTGTAAGATGACAGAATGCCGTGGGGAAGATGTGACAAGAATCACAAACATCAAGGAATTGAAGGGTTTTCACTAA
- a CDS encoding DUF3050 domain-containing protein: protein MKSIMNHPDLIAHHEALANHTLYNKIRSLDELKVFMETHVFAVWDFMSLLKRLQKDITCVELPWRPSPYPKETVRLINEIVLGEESDKDLEGKACDHFTLYLHAMNDVGADPSRLLSFMSDLNYEQWCTKAEHDFVKFNIDLSLHGKIHEVAAAFFFGREKLIPDMFTSILGDLSKNLDQKAQESFPNMRYYLARHIEIDGGEHSHAASDCLQSLCGNDEKKWEEARAAGVQSLKLRSALWDEVEKKIVSKS, encoded by the coding sequence ATGAAATCCATTATGAATCACCCCGATTTAATCGCTCACCACGAAGCACTGGCCAATCATACTCTTTACAATAAAATCAGGTCTCTCGATGAACTAAAAGTTTTTATGGAGACTCACGTGTTTGCCGTGTGGGATTTTATGTCGCTTTTAAAGAGACTGCAAAAAGACATCACATGTGTGGAGCTGCCGTGGAGACCAAGTCCTTATCCAAAAGAAACTGTGCGCTTGATTAACGAAATCGTTTTAGGTGAAGAGAGCGATAAAGATTTAGAAGGCAAGGCCTGTGATCATTTTACTCTTTATTTGCATGCGATGAATGACGTCGGTGCAGATCCAAGCAGACTGCTTTCATTTATGAGTGATCTTAATTATGAACAGTGGTGTACGAAGGCCGAACACGATTTTGTGAAATTCAATATCGACCTTTCACTCCATGGAAAAATTCACGAAGTTGCAGCTGCGTTTTTCTTTGGGAGAGAAAAATTAATTCCTGACATGTTTACTTCTATACTTGGTGATCTTTCAAAAAACTTAGACCAAAAAGCTCAAGAATCGTTTCCCAACATGCGCTACTATCTTGCTCGTCATATTGAAATTGACGGGGGTGAGCACTCGCATGCAGCTTCAGATTGTCTTCAATCTCTCTGCGGAAATGATGAAAAGAAGTGGGAAGAAGCAAGAGCTGCAGGTGTTCAATCGCTGAAGTTAAGAAGCGCGTTGTGGGATGAAGTAGAAAAAAAGATAGTGTCAAAATCTTAG